Part of the Bacillus sp. THAF10 genome is shown below.
GCAAGGGCAAGCGATGCCAATATCGGCAAAATCATAGTTGCCGTTGCTGTGTTAGAGGTTATCTCGGTTAAAAACAAAACAAAGAGTGTAGTAAAAATGACAATAAGGATAAAGCTTAGCCCATTTAGGAAGGTCAACTGTTGTCCGACCCAATCCGCAAGACCAGACTCCTTAAAGCCAGCGGCAATAGCAAGACCTCCACCAAATAACAAGAGAATTCCCCACGGAAGCTCTTTTGACACACTCCAATCCAGAAGCTTTCCTCCGCTGCTTGAAGGAATCAAGAATAGCAGTATTCCTGCAAGTATCGCGATCATTGCATCACTGATACCAGGAATAAGGTCTACCCATAAAAACGTTCGGGTAATCCACATGAATGCAGCAAAACCAAAGATAGCGAGCACTGCTTTTTCTTCCATGCTCATTTTTCCAAGCTGCTCTCGTTCATTTTTTATTAGCTCTTTGCCCCCAGGTAGTTCTTTAAATTTCACAGGAAAGGCAATGTTTACAAGATAATACCAGGTGCAACCTAACAGTATGATGACTACAGGAGCGGCATATATCAACCACTCGGCAAAGGAAATTTCGATGCCATATAGCTTATTAACCGTAGCAGCTAAGATGATATTAGGAGGCGTTCCAATTAAGGTTCCCAGTCCACCGATGGTTCCTGCAAAGCCAATTCCAAAAATAATCGATTTTTCAAAGGTTTTGAGATTCAAATGACGATTTTCGGCTTTTTTTGCATTCGATGCCGCTTGGTATAAAATCGCTGTTCCGATCGGTATCATCATCATCACAGCAGCAGTATTAGAAACCCACATCGATAAAAAGCCTGTGGCAACCATAAAGCCAAGCACTATTCGTTTTGGGCTTGTCCCGATCAACGAAACGATTAAAATAGCTATCCGCTTATGCAAATTCCATTTTTCCATTGCAAGGGCAATTAAGAAACCACCCAGAAATAAAAATATAATCGGATCTCCATAAGAGGAAGCAACCACATCTTCTTCTAAGGCTTTTGTTAAGGGCAGCAGGATTAATGGCAAGAGAGAGGTTACAGGAATAGGTATTGCTTCTGTTATCCACCATACTGCTACCCAAAGAGTCGTGGCTAAAACCGCTCTGCCACTATACGAAAGGTCATCTGGTGTGAAAAACAGCATGGTTAACGCAAACAATAACGGACCTAGTAGGAGCCCAATCAATTGAGGTGTCTTGAAAGGTTTGTTCCGCTCCTTTAAAGCTCTTGGCTCATGCGGTTGATCTTCGTTGTTAGCCTGTTGTTTCATAGTGGAGAAAAATAAGAGCTGCTTTACTTTTTCATGCGATTCCCAGCTTAAATCCCAAGCTTGCTTGACGATTGATTTTTGCATCATACCCCTCCTAATCCCAGGTGAAAGCGGTGTCATTTTACTCTAAGAACCACTTATCGAATGTTACGGAACAGTATAAACAATCTGAAAAATTAGTCAAGCTTTATCTATTTAACGTAAAAGAGAGCCGTCTAAGATGACAGCTCTCCGTTTTCATGTCTTACCAATATTTTTTTGATTTTCCTCGTAAATTCTTTTCTTGGCATGAGGACGGTATGGTCGCAGCCTTCGCACTTGATGCGAATATCCATTCCCATCCGAATTACTTTCCAACGATTTGTTCCGCACGGGTGGGCTTTTTTCATTTCGACGACATCATTTAATCCAAACTCTTTATCTGCCATCATCTTCCCCCTCCAATCTTTCATTCTCTGTTCCTCTATTATAAAGGACAAGACGTGGAAATGGTATTTCAATCCCAGCCTCATCCAAGCGATTTTTCACTTCTTTACGGAGAGCGCGACCAATAAACCAATGGCGCATAGGCAATGTTTCACAGGCAATGCGAAGCACCACCTCGGAATTACCGAGCGTTTGTACTCCTAGAAGCTCCGGAACCTTCATTATATCGGTGTATTTTTCCGGGAGCTCCTCAAGCAGTTCTAAAATAACCCGCTCTGCTTCATCGACCTTCCCTTCATAGGCAATGCTTACATCTACAACAGCCACACTGTTATGAATCGAAAAATTCGTTAATTCTACAATACTGCCATTCGGAAGGATATGCAATTCTCCTGTCCAGCTTTTTATTTTCGTGGTACGCAGGCCAATTTCTTCTACATAGCCTTCAAAAGTCCCGGTACGAATATAGTCCCCTACGGAAAATTGATCTTCAAATATAATAAAAAAGCCCGTAATGATGTCCCGCACAAGATTTTGCGCGCCAAATCCGACAGCAAGTCCAACAATTCCCGCTCCTGCTAAAAGTGCCCTGACATCAATATTGATAACCTCTAATATCATCACCAAAGCTACAAAATACACCACATACGTGAGGATATTTTTCAACAGCCTTAGGAGGGTATTTTCTCGTCGCTCTGAAATTCGAATCGGTCCTTTTTCCCGAAGCTTCACAAAGTTAGAAATAAGTGCTTTTCCTATTTTTATAATAATGACAGCTACGAGGATAATAAGAACGATTTTTACGATCCCTTCCCCAATTGAAATCCAGAGCTTCTCCTCGCCTACAGAAGCGATCATTTGCTCTATCCCGCGATTTATGATTTCCATGCTCATTCCCTCTTCTTACGTTTTTTGGTTAGTCTCATTTTTTCATAGCTTATCCCGAACAGGATGTTTTTAATTTTCCCGATTTTTTATCGGATAGAGAAGAATGCAGACAAGCAGGTATAGATTGAGCAGGCCAAATAGTGGGTAAAGTATTGCAACAAGAACGGAAAAACCTACGGCAGTGAACGGGATCATTAGGGCAACAAAAACGAGGCAAAGTGCCCAAAGCGGGAGGGAAACGGCATTCCGAAACCGTGTCACAAGCCCTAACAACCCAGAAGCAGCCGTTGTATAAATGGCAACCCAGAGCAAAATAGTCATAAAGAATAGCACATAAAAAGGGTAGCTTTGAATCACTGCAAAGAGAGGTATTTCAAAAAGGGTCAGCTTGCTTTGGACGGAAATGAGAGTTTGGTTGTAAAATAGCGAGATCACACCCAAAATTCCCCCGCTCCCAACACTTGCAACGATCATTTCACCTTTGCTTTCCACTTCTCTTCCTATCGCAGATAACACCGCCACAAGCGGCAAAATATTCAGCGCGGTGAAGGTAAAGCCAGCTGGCCAATTACTTTGCTTCATCACAAAAGTCGTCATCGCATCGGGTTGTTCTAAAACGGTTTGCACCATAATGTAAGCAAGCGAGATAATAATGATAGGGATCACTACTATATTTACAGTTACCATGCCTTTGACATCAAATGTAAATAATAGAATTAATAAAACGCTAATAATCCCAATCCCAGCCCAGTATGGAACAGAAAACACCTGTAGGGCCGATCCACCACCTGCAAGCATAACAATGGTTGTGGTAAAAAGATAAACCACCATGATGATGTTATAAAAATAGGAGGCTCTTTTTCCAACAAGCCTTGTAAGGACAGGGGAAAAGTGTTCGGTTTTTTCTTCCTTGCTAATTTGGAGAATCACATAGCAGGAAATGATAAAGAAAATCGTAAACAAAAGAATAGCCAGTCCGCTTTCTGCACCAAAAAATTCCCAAAGCTCACGACCAGACGCATATCCTGCCCCAATTACAGTTCCTAATATTAAAAACATCCAGCGAAAACCACTTTTCCACATAGCTTCACCCTCCTGAATTGCCTGAAAAAATTTCAAATCTTACCTAATCATCGAAATCATCAAATTCGAAAAGTAGACGTATAGTTTCCCATCAATAGTCGTATACTGTTACTACTATTATGAAGGAGTGGAACCTATGAATCTTAAATCTAATTTTTTTGACAAGAAGGGAGGCAATCTTCGTATTGCTCACGAAGAAGTCAATGCCTACAAAGAACTTGCATTGACCTTGCAATCCTATCTTCCTACAAGCCGCATCTATCGTCCCGTTGTGATTGTTTGTATTGGGACAGACCGTTCCACCGGAGATTCATTAGGACCACTTGTCGGAACAAAGCTCGCAGATAAAAAGCTTAATCATATACATGTATATGGCACACTTGATGAGCCTATTCATGCCGTTAATTTAGAAGAAAAGCTTACCTTTATTCAAACAAAGCATCTCCACCCTTTTATCATTGCCATTGATGCCTGTCTCGGCAGATTAAAAAGTGTCGGGCAGCTAACGATAGGAGAAGGTCCGGTCATGCCTGGTGCCGGAGTGAAGAAAGATTTGCCTCCAGTTGGTGATATTCATATAACAGGGATTGTCAATGTGAGTGGCTTCATGGAGTTTTTTGTTCTACAAAACACAAGGCTGAGCCTCGTCATGAAAATGGCCACAGTCATATCCGATTCCATCCAGGAGCTCGATCGTTTTGTGCAGCATAAAGAAATCCTCACACAAAAGGATATGGAACCACCATTTACCCAGGTACAAGAATGAGAGCAAACAAAAAAAGGACTACCCCTATGAGGGCAGTCCATATTCAAAAGACATAAAGGATGGAAACGAGTGTGGCCGCAACTAATATACCTGGCAGCAGATTGGCCACTCGAATAACGGTAACGCCAATAATGTTCAGCCCAATGGCCATAATCATCACGCCTCCTGTTGCGGTAATTTCAGAAATGAGTTGTCCGAGTAAATCGGCAGGGACAAACTGATCGATCTGGGTAGCAAACAGGGCGATACCACCTTGATAAAGCATTACAGGAATGGCGGAAAACAAGACGCCAATGCCAAGTGTGGTAGTAAGCACAATACTCGTAAAGCCATCGATAATCGATTTTGTGTAAAGCACCTGATGGTCGCCCCTTAATCCACTATCAAGCGAGCCGACCACAGACATTGCTCCAATCACAAAAATAAGTGTAGCTGTCACAAACCCTTTCGACACTGATCCATGCTGATGATTTGTTCCCATTTTGCGCTCAAGCCAATGACCCAGGTTATTCAGCCTGTCATCAAGCTTTAAGCCTTCTCCGATTACAGCGCCGACCACCAAGCTAATGATGACGATTAAAAATTCATTACTTTTAAAGCCCATCTGAGCACCAAGTAAAAATACCGCAAGCCCAATTACCTTCATCACGGTCTCTTTTGTCGTTTCTGGGATTCGAGTAAAAAGCTTCCCAATCAAGGTGCCGAGAATAATGCATATTCCATTCACAATGGTTCCTAATAATACCACTTTTAAGCCTCTTTTCTTTTACTCTTTTCGAGACGCTGTTGATCTCTTCCATTATCAACACGCATTTTTAACATTTTCTATTTACAACTTCAAAAAAACAAACCACTTATCAGGTGGTCTGCTTTCATCTATTCTTATTCTGATTGTCCTAACAGTTCTAACAAACGATTCAGGTCATCCTCAGAGAAAAATTCAATTTCAATTTTCCCTTTGTTTTTGGTGCGCTTAATAAAAACTGAGGTGCCAAAACGTTCTCGCAAAATAGACTCCTGATCTTGAAGAAAAATATCCTTTTTCTCAGGCTCCTTCTTCGTTT
Proteins encoded:
- a CDS encoding DASS family sodium-coupled anion symporter; this encodes MQKSIVKQAWDLSWESHEKVKQLLFFSTMKQQANNEDQPHEPRALKERNKPFKTPQLIGLLLGPLLFALTMLFFTPDDLSYSGRAVLATTLWVAVWWITEAIPIPVTSLLPLILLPLTKALEEDVVASSYGDPIIFLFLGGFLIALAMEKWNLHKRIAILIVSLIGTSPKRIVLGFMVATGFLSMWVSNTAAVMMMIPIGTAILYQAASNAKKAENRHLNLKTFEKSIIFGIGFAGTIGGLGTLIGTPPNIILAATVNKLYGIEISFAEWLIYAAPVVIILLGCTWYYLVNIAFPVKFKELPGGKELIKNEREQLGKMSMEEKAVLAIFGFAAFMWITRTFLWVDLIPGISDAMIAILAGILLFLIPSSSGGKLLDWSVSKELPWGILLLFGGGLAIAAGFKESGLADWVGQQLTFLNGLSFILIVIFTTLFVLFLTEITSNTATATMILPILASLALALNVHPFALMVPAAMAANCAFMLPVGTPPNAIIFATEKITISDMVRAGFWINILSVIVIATAVVVMLPIIMDINLTVFPNSLK
- a CDS encoding DUF951 domain-containing protein; this encodes MADKEFGLNDVVEMKKAHPCGTNRWKVIRMGMDIRIKCEGCDHTVLMPRKEFTRKIKKILVRHENGELSS
- a CDS encoding mechanosensitive ion channel family protein → MEIINRGIEQMIASVGEEKLWISIGEGIVKIVLIILVAVIIIKIGKALISNFVKLREKGPIRISERRENTLLRLLKNILTYVVYFVALVMILEVINIDVRALLAGAGIVGLAVGFGAQNLVRDIITGFFIIFEDQFSVGDYIRTGTFEGYVEEIGLRTTKIKSWTGELHILPNGSIVELTNFSIHNSVAVVDVSIAYEGKVDEAERVILELLEELPEKYTDIMKVPELLGVQTLGNSEVVLRIACETLPMRHWFIGRALRKEVKNRLDEAGIEIPFPRLVLYNRGTENERLEGEDDGR
- the yyaC gene encoding spore protease YyaC, with translation MNLKSNFFDKKGGNLRIAHEEVNAYKELALTLQSYLPTSRIYRPVVIVCIGTDRSTGDSLGPLVGTKLADKKLNHIHVYGTLDEPIHAVNLEEKLTFIQTKHLHPFIIAIDACLGRLKSVGQLTIGEGPVMPGAGVKKDLPPVGDIHITGIVNVSGFMEFFVLQNTRLSLVMKMATVISDSIQELDRFVQHKEILTQKDMEPPFTQVQE
- a CDS encoding DUF554 domain-containing protein — protein: MVLLGTIVNGICIILGTLIGKLFTRIPETTKETVMKVIGLAVFLLGAQMGFKSNEFLIVIISLVVGAVIGEGLKLDDRLNNLGHWLERKMGTNHQHGSVSKGFVTATLIFVIGAMSVVGSLDSGLRGDHQVLYTKSIIDGFTSIVLTTTLGIGVLFSAIPVMLYQGGIALFATQIDQFVPADLLGQLISEITATGGVMIMAIGLNIIGVTVIRVANLLPGILVAATLVSILYVF